taaataactatattttataaacatacctagtaattaatatatactcaaattattttttttcgaaatctacataagtttttatatattatagaattagctTAAGTTTAATTAGTTgataggaatattttttttttttaaatagtaaattaagcAATATTAAAAGGGCAAAGTGGTCACTATGGTCACAAGTTTACccatacttcaaatatttttcattttgactatatttatttaataattataattgtatatgcatgtaaattaatttttggtgtagttattatatcataagaACTAAAAAGTTTTCTATAAACTAAATTACTGCTTAACCATGTTAGCGAGACCCAAAGCTTGAACTGAAGTTACTTATTTATCAAAGAAAagttgtaagaatataatataagttatattatatatatatatatatttatgataatattatgaaataatgaaaaataatagaagttTTAAACCGTGGGTCAAAATGGACATAGACTGACCACTTTGAACACCTAGGTGGGCAAAGTGaacaattttgtactttttaaatacCTGATACGATTTTGTCAATTGACAACTATTGTTATTTGAAGATTAACCCTTAGCAGTCGGAAAACTATTAAATCTCGGAGTGATAGTGCTCCACAGTGTTTGTGAACTCAGAAAACCCCGAAACGATGTTCAGCGATTATGGGAGACACAATACTTACCGTAATTACGTCATGTCATTAAATTCGATAAGTAGGCATAGTAAACATTATGTTTATGATTAATAGAgtgtaagattttttttttttaaatagtcaaTTTGGTAGATTTTTATcatcactatttattttttattttgattaacatTGACCTTTAAAACAAAACCACTCAATACGATTTTCATCGATTAAGTAGAGGGGAACGATCTACGGTATCCAACGTTAcggttcttttttatttttacaagaaaaCTTAATTTATCACTCTGCCGTGGTAACAATACTGTATTCCACTACGGAAATTCTCTcgatttgattatattaaatccTAACATCGGGACATTCAAATTGGACAGGCGTTTTCAACAAAAGTCATGCCTATCGAGACGGATACTCCTGACGATGACGATGACGTGGACATGCAGGTTTGATTTTGTTGATAATAAGATTAATTACGAGATGATCGAGAAATcgataataaaattttattttattacaactaaGTTAATACCTTACagttagtttaataaaataaatataatttgccaAATAGTATGAAAAAGAaagaaatattcataaaattagttttctggttgaatttaatttgtgttCCAATTCTAAGTTGTTAATAATGTAGATTAAATAAGTGTGAAATAACGTGGGAAGTTGATGTATAGTCAAAAACATGAAAGTTAAAAActgaactaaaaatatataggtgtaatatTGTTGCCAATCATATTCGCGGTTTTTAAACACCAATTAAAACACATAACACAAaacaattctaaaatattattaagtgttaAGTGACACACTTGTTAATCAATTAGTTATTTAacccataaaataattataaaactaaatgaaaaattattaaaatgtttaatattgacgatattgtttattactgtagttaaatataattatttttgatgacTTTTGGGTTaggttatttaataaatgtatgaacTTTAGCTAAGGAGTAATCAaaggaaattaattattttttttagagacgCTAGTATAGATGGCATTGTGCCAATATATTACTTGAACACTACGATTATGGCcaatttgaatacctataaaatatacctatctataatgttattgttaaaaCCACATCAAAATGTGactttacataattacattttaaatcccGACCAATCTATGTAATTTgatcaaatacaaaattaatatttaccacTTCATTAAATGATAgctgattaattattatgaatgtatatgctataggtactatactataaCCTATACTAGATATTATTAACGACTAGTCCTTAAAGGttagtcaaaaataaattaataaattgattaatgaaatattgtagTTATAGGACCGTAATTACATTCATTGTGATATTAtcgttagaataatatttttaaacaataatctcATTTAACAAATTTCGTCAATACAATTTGATGTGACGTATGTTCTAAACAATGATTCCATTATAAACAGGTAATAGATAACTGTTGTCCTGGTCTAAAAATAGAGCATTATGACCGCACCAAGACAACACAATATATCTTATTACTTGTTGGTAAAATAGCAtagaacataattaatataaaaaaatcatgatagAATCAGAATCTATAGACACCCCGATGTTCATCGTTCACACATCTCTCCGGTTTTAATGACGTGCCGTTCTCTCGAGAATGATCGATAATAATCTGGACGGTAAGACGAATTATCAGAAGggtattatattcttaaacaccgaataataataatttgtatttgtgaAAGTAAAACACATTCCGGAACTAGTTTCTTGTATGATACATATAATACGTATGCAGATGGATGAATAAAAACTCCGAGGTGACTCAACGATAGCGTGTAGGTACAGGATCgcacatagtaatataataatctgcagtgtgcataaaaaattatattaaaacgaaatgataacaaaaaaaaaaaaaaaccagtaatTTTCAACGTAAGTGGCTGCAGGAATTACCACGCAACGAAAGCGTATTTTGTTCGCAATAGAATTTCAACAGGTTGGACCCGACATCCCACCGCGGTAAAATCGTCGACGATATTAAATTCTTCCGTATAGCGTAATGTATATCACAGCCGCTGTATTTTTTGTACGTATATAAATCCTACCTCCTAATAATGGCCATCGGTATCTCAATATTAGTTTACCCTCCGGCAGCCGCTGACCAACCTTTCGACgtccatctatataatataatatgatataatgggTTTTTGCAGGGCTTATTGTTAGCTATTTTAGCATCGTCATCGTGGCCGTCGACGACCGGCGGCAACGAAGACGACGACGGCAACAAAAACGTCGGGTGGAAAAACGTGCCGGGTGGAAGTCACGTGCGGACACTGGACGAGACGAATTTCCGGGAGACGATCGGAGAAAATTGCTGCGTACTGGTGTTTTTCCACGCTGATTGTGAGTTGAATCCACTTCGAACGTTCCAAAAATCAATGtgctacctataggtatataatataatactggaCATATTCTCTGATGAAGTTGGACGCCATCTTTTGTAGGCTCCAGTGACGTggttggggaggggggggggcaattcataattttcagaaaattttcaatattataatattatttttttataatttggttttaaCAGTATACCTACAGTTCTTTATAGAAATGTTGCTTGGGAGAGACCCCCCTCCATGAGCTGCCCCTATTTGTAGGTAGGTCTGCAGTGGTGGCATATTTACGTATTTATAGGGTGCAGGGTAATACACTAGAGGTTAAACATCTCCTACCTACTCCACCTCTCCCTCAAAAAAAAGATACTTAACTGCTACtaaacaacaattataaattatatatagtgcTTTCTGATTAGTGATCATATCCCGAaaattggtatataaatatattaaatataaataatatgactaggtataatatatgttacgcCAAATTTGTGTAATTGCCGAGTTCGTGAAATCAGCAAATATCCGTTGCCAATTGTTGAATACGTGAAATCGGCATTTTCAAGggcataatacctacctactgccgATTGAGTGAAATGGGTATATACTGGTAtagtttaggtacctaatattggtCATCCGTCCTGTCACGacgtcataatatgtataatacggtgtgtatattattatatataaacaccgacacctacctataataccagCGACGGACGTATCATTTTTATCGGAGTTCCCACGCGCACAAAAACGCTAATGAATAGAAATCCTCCTCCCGGTACATCCGTATAGTTCATCCAACGTGAAATAATAGCTTTTTtcgtatgttattataataatattaaattataattatcaggtaggtgcctatatatattatgctattataatattgtaatatatacttaatagttattatagtcaACCGTTGTTACGCGCGTTCGACAGACACGTCGATTATTGGGGttataagataaaattgaaACGATGTCGCAGTAAAATATTAGAAAGCTCGTCgtttaatacgtttttattgGCGCTACAGCCGTAGAAATCTATGGTTCGGAAAATCATCATATACGTTTTGTATTGTTAATACAGCGttctaacttataatattattatgttataatagtgTAACGCATTTTCTACAAAAATCTATTAATAGGATTAACAATTATTCTATTATGTATGCGTGTACTGTGCGTGTAGGTGCGatgtggtacataatataatataatacatttgttcatgtatacattgaatatttaaatacaatattcgtTGACACAAACGAACAGTACTTAAACtagaagtaggtacttattaaagtAATCGCATTTTTCGTAAACGAACTTTGGATTTAATGAAAACAaccaagttaattatttaataacaaatttacaaatcgtactataaagtgtataaaaaaaagtgggatAAAAATAATGCCATGCCAaagaaggtatattattataatttttattacgtgTATTAAATTTAAGCTTTGAGACCGAAATTCATCGACAATACAAAATTAGAACGATTTCACTAGTAcacctttatctaaaaaaaaacacattagcCGGCTTTACACGAATATCAcgtatctaaattttaaattgtattttgagcAACAAAAATTACATTCATCCATGAAAACGTTTTTAGttcttaaaaagaaaataaagatTGCACACCTACCATTTACCAATCTACCTGAATTGTTGTGTcattgtattactataatacatcCATGACTGTTGTGTTAGCACTCGAGGTATTGTGGTAAGAATCGTCTagtttattagaatatttactGCGctcatacattaaaaaaatgtacatcaaatataatattattataacgcataatgtatacctaccatttaTAATGTGTTACTTGAATGCaagttaaaatgtcattgtagaATTTTAATGACAACTTCAAAtcgatcatattttataatttataggaatgaaaatattcattattttttttaatgtcaataaaaaaaaactgtccaattatatttttataatattatcatcgttgaAGTATTTTCACTTGTTCAgacccattataatataatatatgcgttgCGATTAAGAAAACATATTTCATATAGCTATCCAAGTGCAATTATAAGAAAACGTATACACACAATCGGAATGCAAATAggcaatgcaataatattatcaacataaataatttccCACGAACAACGGCCCTTGATTGATGTGACTCTCTCTTGTGGCCCGAGAGTTCATGAATAGGTAATATcgaagttgtttttttttttaaatatttattgcgtAGTACTGTTTTTCTGATACAGGTATTATTAGAATATGGTTGGCCACATAATAATTAAGAAGAGGTTATGCGCATGAGGTCAAAATAAACACTAACACTTTTAGAATGTCTCATCTACACTTCGTTACCGTCGAGGTCGGattcgacaatattttttaatgtgcgGTATATTGGTGGATTGGTGGGCGATTGACCATTATTTTATTGCACTCAGTCACCATACCGTTCCATgcatccaaaataatattttatcgacgTACTGTGGTAattccataaaaatatgttaaaatgtcaCATTATTGGAGAAAATATGTTCGTCTCGTTTCTCCAAGTATGCCGATCaccacacaatattttttaccgtGTTTAAAGGCGTATGAAATGATAAGTTACAAGTTTTACATTATGGGTTTATTTTTGGATTTGTTACcgcactatatagtatatactatttgtCTTTTAAACAATTTCACGTAAAATCTTTACCGATCGATAAGAATCTGAAATTTCTAGGTAAGCATATATTTCTTATTGTTTTAAGGGgtgaaaatatcaattttttcgaaattgtTTTATCTTTCATAATTTTGCTTACCTACTCGCACgaaacatataaatttaattagttgAAGTAATTAATGTTATTGCAGGAATTATAGGGACAGTCAAGTCAtcagttgtaaaaaaataatgatggtgGACTAAGTAATAAAGCGGAGAAGGCAACTAAATATCAGAATTTTTCCCTAAGTAACGAATTCAATTCTGTGGGGAGGAGGTCGTCGAGCGAATGCtagttgtatataatactataatagtatgtgATGTGAGAGACGGAAATATAAGGTTATGTTTTAATCCGAGCCACTAACAGGTGGACATTTCTCTGCTAAACACACGTTGTCATACCACAGTTTATTAGAGGGGGTAGAACTGGTATcaacaataatgtttttgttgaaaataatgtcAGCCGTGCACTCGTGCAGGATCAGTAAGACGTAGTTCACACTATGCGTAAGTaggagaatatttttattatataaatctatttatttatttttgcggctaagagtatattgtatataggtacctagctaaAGATTTTCAACTCCGACGTTTTAATAATCCTACcccgtatattttatattgtaagacgtcataacaataaacattttttatacattataagctCCGaccactactactactacaccACCCTCAGAGTGGGCACCTTTCCGGATGTCCACATTCTATACTTTGGGTAATATATCGAAATCCTAAGGGCGAGTTTCCGTGCAAAAATAAGTAACGATTCACTCAATAACATATAATGTTCGGAAGACGTTTCTACATTGTCTTCGGAACAAAGTGTATAGTGAAATGCATTCCATTGGAATAATATCCCTATAATTCACACGACACAATATTAGTTTTCTGAACGATTATCAAAGTGTTCAATACAACTgatcaatcaataataataacaattgtttttcCAATTGGTTGACAACCATATagtataatcaataatcatatagACATAAGAGAGTATGGACTATTGCCTAGTCCTAGTGGCATCATTGTtagaaataaatagtaattcctggatataatatatgtgatacGACTTGAACTGTATCTTTGTTGTTAAGAgactgtcagcgcactatttgttttctctctctggctcacacgcaatatagacaaaatacatttacgcaaaatcattttttctatgtgtttaagtaatcttagattaaagtcacccatgacaaaaaagatagaaaataatacttttgaggtaatggcatatcgatttgtctaaatattgtctcaaaacaatttaaacatcatttaaatttacaacatttttttatttatttttaaagttgaatacaaagtcaaataataataaaatataaaatcgatatgtcattccctcaaaaatattattttctatcttttttgtaataggtgactttactctaaaattacttaaactcatagaaaaaatgattttgcgtaaatgtgttttgtctatgttgcgtgtggggcagagagagaaaacgaatagtgcgctgaaaTCCTCTTAAGCTTATCTCTATCTCATATACACACATACTTGATAACATAAATGAGTATAAATGGACGGTGAGGTTTCACCTAGTCCCATGGGTTCTCGAAAATATCACTCGACTAGTTATGTGAAAGCACCTCATATAGTGACAACTAGTTCcctcccacacagcattttaatatttcccaactatggtaaaaatatttttaggaaaacaatatagttgtcaaaatatttgaaaaagttgcgtaaataataaggaaatattttatttatattttttggccaagaagttcacttttgaaaaatattttgtaaaaagcattaacaaaacattttaatcatattttttcaaaaaacattttcatggaaaatattataaaaatattaaataaacattttgtgcaACCATATAGtccaatattttgtttcatgagaataaatatttatacaatcttattagtcaaatattcattattcaagcactccaaaatattcacaaaatattaacatttcccaaatgctgtgtgggctATGGTTATCCCGGTTGTCATTTGGATATAGTTAGACGGGGATCTAGGTGACGTTCACCAAACGGACCCAAGTTATATGCTATCTTTATCTAACAATGTTGGCCCCGACTTCTCTCTTTCACTCTGATATCAGTCCATGTCTTTAAAGTCTATGAGTGTAATACAGTATTGCGCAGGGTGTAGATATTGTGCGCCGATAAAACCGGTGTTCGCTGACGTTACAGCCGCGTTGCAGGGTGATCATTGCATCGTGGCCGCCGCCGTGGACTGTACGGATGACACCGAGTTGGCGATTCGGTGCAACGTCGACGGGCTACCCACCATGCTGTTCTTCTGGAACGGTGAACAGACAAAGACGGTGCGATACCAAGGTGACTGGTTGGAGGCAGATATGCGGCTGTTTGCGGTCAACATGTCCGCCAATGCGCATCGAAAGCCCAAAAAAGTACGTAGAACCGGTGACGTGGAGGGCAAGAAGCACAGGGGGAAAGTCCGAAagcgaaaaaaattaaaaattgaaacaaaaaaacaaaaaaacaaaaaaaaaaccggtaCCATGAAACAATAAACGAAAACTGTTCGGTGTGCGTCCAAATGTAAACACAGTAAGCTTGGATAACCACAgttaaattcatatattataagtaatacaaagtttttttttaacatatataacTGTGTGTCTACAATGGCTACATAGtgggtaaatataaatattatattactacccCAGTGTtagggttttattttattacctattactacACAATATTGTCTTAGGTCTTCGACTATATTATTTGACTACTCTGCCGATAATTTCTGTGAACGCTTTTGAACACACACTTctttatacacataattttgAGGATTTCAATTTGTAATAACCTTAAcagataatttttgtatttcactTTATCTACAATACTTTATGTAATTGAGGCTAATTCTAACGCGCTaatgttttgattaattttagtgTTCCTGTTGCgttatattttgaacaaaatacaaaataccgtacattgacaataataaatggAAGAAAAAATACCTAAAGTTGTCGTGATTTAAATTGTGTCAATCATGCCGatttaaatcgataaaaataCTAATCATTTTCATCGCTCgcatcatatataggtatataatgtaataaaaaaatttaaaaaaaacaataaaccggtgcaaataatgaaaatatgttggttataattttcaaaaataccacTTTTCACAAAATCATACACTGAAATGTCAAACAACAACAAcggctgtacctatataaactaaGTACCGACTCAAATCTGTGACACATTACGCCgcaattatgtaggtacctacacgtacACCGTAGTATATAATTTTGCAAGAAAAAATTTGGCAATAAAGAATTGTGGTGgcttaattttagtaatatattagtaatgTTTCAGCGATATATTTCATGTgacagtaatatttattttgacaatattagGACTATAGGAATTTTGAAGAATTTTCTCAAAATTCTATATCATATTCAATGTACTCTATACTTATTATGTTCAttcgttatttgttttaaactataaaaacagtaaattataacgatactcaatttaattttcaaacttttttttttcattttcaattcgACATAATGAACGAAATTCGTTAcactttttaatacaatttgaaaaaaaaaatgtagaaacgtacctatatcaagtatttattaatatacctgaCAAAAACACATTACAAAAACACGAgtgtgaaattaaattattattacttttgtaaAACATACGATTGTGGCAAATTTGTTcacatgcatatattataataaattacacgtCAATGGCAATAGCACTAGACGCCgctgcgtataatattatctccgcactataatatgatacacatgttca
This portion of the Acyrthosiphon pisum isolate AL4f chromosome A1, pea_aphid_22Mar2018_4r6ur, whole genome shotgun sequence genome encodes:
- the LOC100575834 gene encoding protein disulfide-isomerase 2-like; this encodes MPIETDTPDDDDDVDMQGLLLAILASSSWPSTTGGNEDDDGNKNVGWKNVPGGSHVRTLDETNFRETIGENCCVLVFFHADWCRYCAPIKPVFADVTAALQGDHCIVAAAVDCTDDTELAIRCNVDGLPTMLFFWNGEQTKTVRYQGDWLEADMRLFAVNMSANAHRKPKKTMALNTTKHQRNYPYLSLISVFSYLDKELNRRGKESELHSPWHKPELCYYQDYNFESCNKSL